A single genomic interval of Cucumis sativus cultivar 9930 chromosome 5, Cucumber_9930_V3, whole genome shotgun sequence harbors:
- the LOC101216991 gene encoding LOW QUALITY PROTEIN: universal stress protein PHOS32 (The sequence of the model RefSeq protein was modified relative to this genomic sequence to represent the inferred CDS: inserted 1 base in 1 codon; substituted 1 base at 1 genomic stop codon): MENSKNGIVGVAMDYSSTSKSALKXAANNLLKDGDHLILIHVQPPNSDTPTKLLFQDTSSPLIPLEQFREIKLEKQYGLSNDAEVLDILHNLATTKGVKVMAKVYWXDPREKLCEAVDDLNLHSLVLGSRGLGSIKKVLLGSVSNHVVKNASCPVTVVKEKPLALSSSKS, translated from the exons ATGGAGAATAGTAAAAATGGTATAGTTGGAGTTGCCATGGATTATTCTTCAACAAGCAAATCAGCTTTGAAATGAGCTGCTAATAACCTTCTTAAGGATGGAGATCACTTAATTTTGATACATGTTCAGCCTCCTAATTCTGATACTCCCACAAAGCTCCTTTTTCAAGACACTAGCTCAC CTTTGATTCCTCTTGAACAATTTAGAGAGATTAAATTGGAGAAGCAGTATGGATTGAGTAATGATGCTGAGGTTCTTGATATTCTTCACAATTTGGCTACAACTAAAGGG GTAAAAGTGATGGCTAAGGTTTATT GTGATCCAAGAGAGAAGTTGTGCGAAGCTGTTGATGATCTTAATCTTCACTCACTTGTTCTTGGAAGCAGAGGTTTAGGCTCTATTAAAAA GGTATTGCTTGGGAGTGTGAGCAACCATGTGGTGAAAAATGCTTCATGTCCAGTAACAGTGGTGAAAGAGAAGCCATTGGCACTGTCAAGCTCCAAATCTTAA